In Staphylococcus saccharolyticus, one genomic interval encodes:
- the pmtC gene encoding phenol-soluble modulin export ABC transporter ATP-binding protein PmtC yields MKLEHITKRYGQNTVIDDINFDFGNSQIVGLIGKNGVGKTTLMKVMNNNIINYQGKVDLPKNENVGYLIEHPKLYDNKTGLYNLKLFAQVLGKGFDKEYADNIIDAFGMRSYVKKKVKKYSMGMKQKLAIAVSLMNKPKYLILDEPTNGMDPDGSIDVLKTIQSLVQQLDMKILISSHKLEDIELICDRAVFLRDGNFVQDVNMKDGGPEDSTILTLEQDDYNKALEYLTEHYKVQQSQKDAGEIMIKAQRDYRELLKALSKQDIFPKYIETRKSSLRDTYFNINQRGDK; encoded by the coding sequence ATGAAATTAGAACATATTACTAAAAGATATGGTCAAAATACGGTTATTGATGATATCAATTTTGATTTTGGAAATAGTCAAATCGTTGGACTCATTGGTAAAAATGGGGTTGGTAAAACAACGCTAATGAAAGTTATGAATAACAATATTATTAACTATCAGGGTAAAGTAGATTTACCAAAGAATGAAAATGTTGGATATTTAATTGAACATCCAAAACTTTATGATAATAAAACAGGATTATATAATTTGAAATTGTTTGCACAAGTTTTAGGTAAAGGTTTCGACAAAGAATACGCTGATAATATTATTGACGCGTTTGGAATGAGATCATATGTTAAGAAAAAGGTGAAAAAATATTCAATGGGTATGAAACAAAAATTAGCAATTGCAGTTTCATTAATGAATAAACCTAAATATCTAATACTTGATGAACCTACAAATGGTATGGATCCAGACGGATCAATTGATGTCTTAAAGACAATTCAATCTTTAGTACAACAATTAGACATGAAAATTTTAATCTCAAGTCATAAATTAGAAGATATAGAACTTATTTGTGACAGAGCAGTATTTTTAAGAGATGGAAATTTTGTTCAAGATGTCAATATGAAAGATGGTGGACCTGAAGATAGCACTATCCTAACTTTAGAACAGGATGATTATAATAAAGCCTTAGAATATCTCACTGAACATTATAAGGTTCAACAATCTCAAAAAGATGCTGGTGAGATTATGATTAAAGCTCAAAGAGATTATCGAGAGCTACTCAAAGCACTTTCAAAACAAGATATTTTTCCTAAATACATTGAAACACGCAAAAGTTCTCTTCGAGATACTTACTTTAATATTAATCAAAGAGGTGATAAATAA
- the pmtD gene encoding phenol-soluble modulin export ABC transporter permease subunit PmtD gives MRSLQLVKYDLISILKSPFTYIAFILTIGLIVFQASMMANFNGNHKVDTETVFILANWLFLFVGLLFVIKTITRDYSQGTIQLYMSKVSSRIGYIIAKTISIILISFLFTLVQYLVIIIIQATTKGSNVDGDKFLNNIWFYLIFFLFFGLFLFLITLIVEKPAVIFTLGIFLILIVPFIQPFIPLIPNIGDDIQKSFKYIPFTYLTNKMTSEITFSHWQWFISVASIIILFVVDVLYAIKRDI, from the coding sequence ATGAGAAGCCTACAATTAGTTAAATATGACTTAATTAGTATTTTGAAAAGTCCATTTACTTATATCGCATTCATACTAACGATTGGTTTGATAGTATTCCAAGCGAGTATGATGGCTAATTTTAATGGTAATCATAAAGTAGATACTGAAACGGTATTTATCCTGGCAAACTGGTTATTCTTATTTGTTGGATTACTATTTGTTATTAAAACAATTACGAGAGATTATTCTCAAGGTACTATTCAATTGTATATGAGTAAGGTAAGCAGTAGAATTGGCTACATTATAGCGAAGACAATATCAATTATTCTAATTTCATTCTTATTTACTCTTGTTCAATATTTAGTGATTATTATTATTCAAGCAACGACTAAAGGCTCAAATGTTGATGGAGATAAATTTTTAAATAATATATGGTTTTATCTTATCTTCTTCCTATTCTTTGGTTTATTCTTATTCTTAATTACTTTAATTGTTGAAAAACCAGCAGTCATTTTCACATTAGGTATTTTTCTAATACTCATTGTTCCATTTATTCAACCATTTATACCATTAATACCTAATATTGGTGACGATATTCAAAAGTCATTTAAATATATACCATTTACTTATTTAACAAATAAAATGACAAGTGAAATTACATTTTCACATTGGCAATGGTTTATTTCAGTTGCTTCAATTATTATTTTATTTGTTGTAGATGTTTTATATGCTATTAAAAGAGATATTTAA